GGACCTTCTAAAAGGAAACTTGGTGTACTAATTATAATAGCTTCTGATTTTCCTTGGTAATTGTTTAATAATGCAATTACTAAAATGGGAAAAATAGTAAATGCAAAGTAACTCCTTTTTTTGGTAGCTGATTTCTGATTTTTAATCATCATGCCAAAACCAAAGAGTAATAAAATTGAAAGGAAAGATTGTAGGTAAATCTTCCATTCTTTATAAAATAAATCAGCTTTATAGCTTAATCCATATTCAAATCCAATAGCATTCTTTTTCTCTGTAGTTTCTTTAAGATATTGTAAGGCTGTTTCGTCTTTAGTTTGTTGGAAATAGTTTTCTAAATAGAAAATAGAATTTCCGATATTACCCATACCTTCTTCAATTCTTGCTAGCTTTAAGAGCATTGCAGGGCTAGATTTTCCCTCCTTATAAATTTTATCGTAAATTTTTATTGCACTAATATATTGTTTTTTTTCATATAGAGAATCGGCCATAACTAATTCCTTTTCAAGGGACTGTGTAAGACCGATATTGCTATTTGCAGTAAAAAGAATCAGTAGCCAAATCAGAATTTTAAACTTTTGCATTTGCATTTTATTAATTAGTACTTACCTTTGCAACGCAATTAAGGAAAACGACTCCTTAAAAGCAATAAAAATACTCTTTACTCAATGAATCGAGTGAGTTAATTAAACGAATTAACAAGAGATAAATGTTAATGACTCGCTAGCTCAGCTGGTAGAGTATCCCGACTGAAAGAGTCGGGAGGGTCTTGGGTTCCGAACCCAAGAAAGAGAAAGTGTATTGATGAAATAAATGACTCGCTAGCTCAGCTGGTAGAGCACATCCCTTTTAAGGATGGGGTCTTGGGTTCGAACCCCAAGCGGGTCACTTTTTTTGAATTGTGAAAACAATTTTAAATAACAAATTCTTTATAAAGCTCTAGTTAAGTGAACTAGGGCATTTTTTTTCTTTAAAATACAACTTGCTGGTTCATCTGGTAGAGTATCCCGACTACAAGAGTCGGGAGGGTCTTGGGTTCCGAATCCAAGAAAGAGAAAGTGTATTGATGAAATAAATGACTCGCTAGCTCAGCTGGTAGAGCACATCCCTTTTAAGGATGGGGTCTTGGGTTCGAACCCCAAGCGGGTCACATTTGCGAAACCTATCTATTGAGAAATAGATAGGTTTTTTAGTTTTAGCATGTATATTTGCCTCTAGAGTGAAGCGCACGTGGTGAAATTGGTAGACACGCCACCTTGAGGGGGTGGTGGGCGAAAGCCCGTGGAAGTTCGAATCTTCTCGTGCGCACAAAAAAAGGCTATGAAATCAGTTTCATAGCCTTTTTTATTTATGGATGCTAGTTTTTAATCTGCAAAAGCCATTAGCAAATCTTGCTTAGTAATGATATGAGCCTCATTTCTATCATCTAAGATCATCAAGGCCTTATCTCCATGATTCATCATAGAAGAAATTGTGTCTACGGTCGTGTTCATTGCAATGAATTTAAAGGGATCATCCATTATTTCTGCAATTGGCTTGTCTCTCAAATCAGGGTTTTCAACTAGTTTATTTAATAATTTAGTGTCTGAAATACTCCCTACAAATTCATCAGATTTTGTAACAGGTAATTGAGATATGGAAAGTTCATCTAATAACCTTACAACTTCTCCAATCTTCTTTTCACTATCAATACTAATTAATTTGTAGCTTTTACTTCTTTTCTTAATTATATCCTTGGCTGTAGCATAATCATTATTTTCAATAAAGCCATGATCACGCATCCAATCATCATTGTATATTTTACCTAAATATCGAGTTCCGTGATCGGGTAAAATTATCACCATTACATCATCTTCTTTCATGTGTTCCTCTGCGTACTCAAGTGCACCATGTACAGCTGAACCACAAGACCATCCACAAAAAAGACCTTCTTCTCTAGCCAATCTTCTAGTCATAATTGCCCCATCTTTATCAGTCACTTTTACAAAATGGTCAATCATGGCGAAGTCCACATTTTTAGGCAATATATCTTCCCCTATCCCTTCTGTCAAGTATGGATAAATCTCTTTTTCGTCAAAAACGCCTGTTTCTTTATATTTCTTAAATACTGAGCCATAGGAATCTATTCCAATGCTTCGTATTTCCGGGTTTTGTTCTTTTAAATATCTCGAAGTACCGCACATTGACCCACCTGTTCCAACGCCAGCTGCCCAATGCGTTATTTTGCCCTCTGTTTGTTCCCAAATTTCAGGTCCAGTTGTTTCATAATGTGCCCGTGTGTTGGACATATTATCATATTGGTTTGGATAAATAGAGTTAGGAGTATCCTGGTGTATTTTTTTGGCCACAGAATAATACGATCTGGGATCGTCTGGACTCACGTTGGTAGGGCAAACAATGACTTCCGCTCCCATGGCGCGAAGAATGTCCATTTTTTCTTTAGACTGCTTGTCAGCCAAGGTGAAAACGCATTTGTAACCTTTAGAGATAGCAGCTAATGCTAAGCCCATCCCTGTGTTGCCAGATGTCCCTTCAATTATAGTACCTCCGGGTTTCAGTTTACCTTCTTTTTCAGCATCCTCAACCATTTTGATCGCCATCCGATCTTTCATGGAGTTGCCAGGATTGAAATATTCAACTTTAACCAGAATTGTACCTGGTATTCCCTTGTTGACCTTATTTAATTTTACCAATGGAGTGTTGCCAATGGTCTCTATAATAGAGTTGTAGTACATTTTTTAATAGTTTGCTTTCCGCAAAGTTAGTTATTTATAATCATCATTGAAATGTGACGTATGTAATATTCATATTCTTTTAAGAAGAACAGTCGGTTTTAAAGTGGCGTTATTTGTAAAGTATTAAATTAAAAAGAATATGCAGAGCCTTAATCCACAAATCTTAATTAAAATCAGTGAGTTGTCAGACTACGGTTACAACAATAGTTTTCAATTTGAAAACGGAGAATTGGTGTTAAGAAAAGAAGTAGAAGAGCGTAAAATTGAAAAGCATTATGTTGCAGAACAAGTTTCTGTTGAAGCTGAATACTTATATGAAGATAAAGGATCAGCTGTAATTACTTTCATGACCAACGATGGTGAGTTGGGTTATGCTATTGATACTATGGATCCAACAGGTCAATTCCCATTACTCAAATATTTTGAGGCCATAGAAGAATAATCTTCTTTAACAATATTTTATTGTATCCGTTGTTTTACCAAAACAAACAATGTAATTATGGATCCAATGAAAACAGTGGCTCAAAAGATAGATGAATTGAAAGAGAAGGGGTTTGTTGAAAACTTTTTCTTTGAAAATGGGAAGCTTCAAACTGAAAGTGATGCCTTTGAGCAAAACGACATTAAAGAGATAAAAGAATATAGATTTGAAGGTAAATCCAATCCTGATGACTTGTCGATTTTATACCAGATTACTACGAAGTCTGGAAAAAAAGGAACAATAGCGGATGGGTTTGGCCCAAATGCAAATCAAGAACTAACAGAATTTGTATTACAGGCAGAATCTTAATTCTGCCTTTTTTGTGCCAGTAGGTATAGCACAGCCATCCTGATGGCAACCCCATTTTCAACTTGATTGAGGATAATAGACTGCTTTGAATCTGCAACATCACTACTAATCTCTACCCCTCGGTTTATTGGACCAGGGTGCATCAAAATGATCTCCTTGCCTAATCCATCCAATAACTTTTTATTTACTCCATAATAAAGAGAATATTCCCTAAGAGACGGGAAGTATTTCAATTGTTGCCTTTCGAGCTGAATTCTCAAAATATTGGCAATATCGCACCATTCTAAGGCTTCTTTAACATCCCAACTTATTTCTACTCCCAATTCGGATATATATCTGGGTAGAAGAGTGGCAGGCCCACAAACCATTACCTCTGCCCCCAGTTTTTTTAGTGCGTAAATATTTGATAATGCGACTCTGGAGTGTAAGATGTCACCAATGATTGCAACTTTTTTTCCTTTAAGATCTTGGATTTGCTCTCTTATTGAATAAGTATCTAGTAATGCTTGAGTAGGGTGTTCATGAGTACCGTCACCTGCATTTACAATATTTGCTTGAATATTTCTTGATAAAAAATGTGCTGCTCCCGGACTTGAATGTCTCATCACAACCATATCCACTTTCATGGATAAGATGTTATTGACAGTATCAAGAAGAGTCTCTCCTTTCTTTACAGAGCTATTAGAAGAGGAGAAATTAACCACATCTGCAGATAGTCGTTTCTCTGCCAATTCAAATGATAATTTGGTTCGAGTAGAATTTTCGAAAAATATATTAGCAATGGTTATGTCTCTGAGTGAGGGGACTTTCTTTATGGGTCTATTGATAACTTCTTTAAAGTGGTCTGCAGTCTGAAAAATCAATTGAATATCATCAGCTGTTAAGTCTTTGATACCCAATAAATGATTTACACTTAAATTTGTCATTGTTCTTCGTTTGTCACTAACCAGATTTTATCATTTTCTGCGCCTTGATCCGTCCACTCCACTAACACCCGTTGCGTCTTGATTGTATTTACTCTTCTACCAACATAGTCAGCTTGAATAGGTAAATCTCGAGTATATTTCCTGTCAATAAACGTTAATAATTCAACGAGTCTGGGCCTGCCAAAAGCGATCATAGCATCTAAGGCCGCCCTTACTGTTCTTCCTGTGAATAGGACATCATCAATTAAGATCACTTTTTTATCTTCAATAATGAAAGGAATTTTTGTAGCATTTGCTTGCAGCGGAGTGTCCCGTCTTCTAAAGTCATCTCGATAAAATGTGGTATCCAATAAGCCCAAGGGGAGGTCTTTATTGAGACGTTCATTTAATCTTTTTTGAATTCTTTGGGCTAAGAATTTACCCCTTGGTTGCAAACCAATTAATACAGTGTTCTGAAAGTCTTTGTGATTTTCAATCAGTTCTTCCACTAACCTGTTTATGGTTATTTGCAGCAGATCGGTATCTAGGATTAGACGTTTTTCCATGGCGCTGGGGCAAAGATAGTAAACTAGCTATTTATTCGACCACGATTTTATTGATAAAAAATACTTTTCTGTTCAATTTTATATTTTTTTCTTTTAGATTTTTAACTCTATTTACCCCATAAGCATAAAAATTATTACCATACCACTGCTTCAAGCCTTCTAATTCTTCATCATTGCTTTTCATTTCATCACTTTCATACATTAATTTTAAGCTTTCAGTAAATTTACCTTCAATTAATTCGCTGCCTTTTATGACTTTAATTTTCAGCTCTTGATTAAAGAGATATAGCATCACAATTTCATTTTCAAGAAAAGCTAGATGAACATGTTCTTCCAGCTGGAAGCTTTTTAGGTCATTGATTTCAAAGCTATTATCCCAAAGTAATTTTCCGTCATCATCGAACGCAATGATGACAGCATGCGTATATTTATATCCATCGAATACTTGAGAACTCGTATTGTTGAAAACTGCGTCATAAGTATAAGATGAATAACCATAACCACTAGATCTATTAGAGTAGGTCGGGTAATAAGCTTCTCCAATTAATATATTCTGATTATCTTGTCTGACTATATCTTGAACAAATAGTCTATAACTGAATCTTAGCTTTTTTCCTTTAATTTTCTTCCTAGCGATTCGCTTTAGCACTCTGTCCTTCCGTCTTTCCTTCATGTAGTTGAAAAAGTTTTCTAAATTGGCGTAGTTGTAATATCTAATTTTGTCTTGATTCTGTCGTTCAAGATCAGCAACATATATTCCTCGAGAAGTTTCTGTTCTTCTTTTGATTGAATAAGTACCAGCTAGTAGATTTCCACCGTCACTGCTGTTAATAATTCGTCCGTCAGTAAGACTTAAGTCATCTTTCGCCTGTAAATTTTCTTGGAAAATCGGTTCTCCCATGGTGTTGAAAGCCCGAACAGTAATTCCATATCTTTTGCTCGGTAAGCGGTCAGAGGTAATGACCCGTATCCAATCATCATCTGTTTTCGACACCATTTGCAAAAGTGAGCTTCTTTCATCATAAAAACCAGGCAAGACCACCCCTCGTTTTGCTGTAAAATTGTACATCAATACCACAGTCCGCATATTTACGTTACCACCTAGAACCACTGCATCATTTTTAACTTCAAATTCACTTAATCTGATAGGCACAACATTTTCATATACATATGATTTGAAAGTATCGCTGTTTATGGAAAAAGTTAGAAACAGCAGATCTTTTGCAAAATCATACCCTTCCTGGAAAAGCATTACAAATTGACCGTTGTCATAACTGTAGCCCCGAAATGAAAATTTATTATTGATTATTACTTCACTTCTATTTACTTCCTGGAGACTAGTGTCAAGTCTGATAATTTCCCAAATTGATTCGTTATCTTCTGTTCTTTTGTCCATTTCTTTAAAAAGGAAAAGTCCATTTTCTTTAGCGGAAACAATATAGTACTCATCAGTAAAATTATCGATTTCTATTTCATACCTTAAAGGCTGTGAAATTTGACCTATTACGGATTCACCAAATGACAATATTATTATCAGGAATACAAATTTTAAGTGCATATTAAAAGTCATGATATTTTATTCATTCGTAGTAACTTATCTACATCTCTATTGTTAAAAGAAAAAAATACAGAAGCTATCCATTATCCTTCTCAATATATCCTTTAATTTTACAAAAAATCAAGAAGCTTTGGAAAATAAACAAATTATAAAAATTTTAAAGAATACCGCCAAACTCATGGAGCTTCATGGCGAGAATGATTTTAAAATTAAAAGTTACCAATCTGCTATTTTTAAGCTCGAGAGATTTAATAAAAGTTTGGCGGGAATGGATTTAACGGAACTTCAAAATATTGAAGGAGTTGGAAAAAGTTTAGCCCAGTCTATTACTCAAATTAGCCAAAATGGTTCTTTTGATGTTTTTGACGAATTAAGCAATAAAACACCTGAGGGCATTTTGGAAATGATTCAATTAAGTGGCTTTGGACCCAAAAAAATAAAATTGATTTGGGATCAGTTAAATATTGATAATCTGGAGGATCTACTGATTGCTTGTAAAGAAAATAGAGTAGCTTCACTAAAAGGTTTTGGAGAAAAGACTCAAGTCAAATTGATGGAGGCAGTTGAATTTAAATTGAATTGGAGAGGATATGTCCACTACAGAGAAGCCATTCAATTGGCTGAAAAAATCATTGAAGATTTAGTAAAGATCGAAGGAGTCATTGAACTGTCCATTACATCAGATTTGAGACGAAAGATGGAGGTCATTAAGCCTCTTGAGCTATTGATTGCCACTGAAAATAAGGCCAAACTTGTGCAATTTGTTGCCAAAAATGAAAATTATGAATTAGATAAAAAAAATTCGGGGCCTTTAAGTTTAAGATTTAAATTCAAGCCTTTGAAAGCTGAAATTAAGCTAATTTTTACAAGCAAGAATCAGTTCACCAATGAACTATTTAAAACTACAGCAAATCCTAAACATTTGAATTTTGAATTAGAGGACGGAAAGACTTTCCATTCTATTTTAAATGAAAAACTGTTTGCTTCTGAAGAAGAAATCTATAAAGCCGCAGGACTTCCTTTTATCGTTCCTGAATTGCGAGAAGGCTTGTGGGAATTTGATTGGGCAAAGGAAAAAAAGATGCCTGCCTTAGTCGAGATGAAAGATTTGAAAGGGATTTTACATAATCATAGTACATACAGTGATGGTAAAAATTCTTTGGAAGAAATGGCGGTTTATTGCAAAGACTTAGGATATGAGTACTTAGGTATAAGCGATCATAGTAAAACAGCAACTTATGCCAATGGATTGCAAGAATTTAGAGTCAAAAAGCAGCATGAAGAAATTGATGAACTAAACAAGAAGCTAGCTCCATTTAAGATTTTCAAAGGAATTGAATCCGATATTTTGAATGATGGTTCCTTGGATTATGCTAATGATGTGTTAGAAAGTTTCGATTTTGTAGTATCGTCTATCCATTCACCGCTGAGCATGGATGAAAAAACGGCAACAGAGCGGTTGTTAAATGCCATAGCTAATCCCTTTACAACCATACTAGGGCATCCTACGGGAAGATTGTTACTGCAAAGAAAGGGGTATCCAATCAATCACAAAGCTGTTATAGATGCCTGTGCTGAATATGGAGTTGTGATTGAAATTAATGCGCATCCCTGGCGCCTAGATTTGGACTGGAGGTATGTCCGATATGCATTGGATCAAGGTGTACAAATTTCAATAAATCCTGATGCTCATGAAACAATTGGATATCACGATATGTATTATGGACTCTGCGTTGGTAGAAAAGCGGGTCTAACAGCTAAGGATACTTTAAATGCCAAGAGCTTGAATGATTTGTCGAAATATTTTAAAGACCGTAAAGCGTCTGCACTTTCAAAAGTTTAAAATTTGAAAAATATAAATAAAGTTTTAATTGTACGCTTTTCATCTATAGGTGATATTGTGCTTACCACACCTGTTGTAAGGGCAGTAAAATTACAGTTAAATAATGTGGAAGTTCATTTCGCTACTAAAAATAGTTACGCGAGTATTCTGGAAAATAATCCCTATATAGATAAGGTTCATCAATTAGATAATGATTTAAACGATTTGGTTTCTAGATTAAAATTAGAAAACTTTGATTATGTAGTTGATTTACATAATAACCTTAGAACTCGCATTATAAAGTTAAGATTAGGTTTGCCATCAAAATCCTTTGACAAATTAAATTGGGAGAAGTGGTTAATGGTCAATATGAAAGTCAATAAGCTGCCTAATCAGCATATTGTTGATAGGTATCTGGAAGCTGCTTCAGCATTAGGGGTTAAAAAAGATCAGTTTGGTTTAGATTATTTCATTCCTGAGAAAGATGAAGTGGAAACTACCTGGTTGCCAGAAACTCACCAAAAGGAATACGTAGCTTACGTGATTGGTGCACAGCATAACACCAAAAAATTACCATTTAAGCGAATGGTGGAATTATGTGATAAAATTAATAAGCCAATTATCTTGTTAGGTGGCCCAGAAGATGCAGCAATGGGGGAGCGGGTTGAACAGTTTTTCAAACAGACCGATGATTCTGCTGCTTATGAAGAGAAGTTAACTGAAATGGGTAAAAAAGCTAAAATATTTAATGCATGTGGAAAATTTAATTTAAATCAATCAGCTTCTTTGGTTAAAAATGCTTCTTACGTCTTCTCGCACGATACTGGTCTAATGCATATAGCGGCTGCGTTTAAGAAGAATATATTTTGTATTTGGGGTAATACCATTCCCATGTTTGGGATGTATCCGTACAAGGCCAAATTTACGATATTAGAAAATACAAAAGTGAATTGCAGGCCCTGTTCGAAAATAGGTTTTCAAAAATGTCCTAAGGGCCATTTTAATTGTATGAATAAAATTGTATTTGATTTTTGGTTGCCTTAATGGAAAGCGTCTTCTATATGATAGTGGTTGTCAGGATTATTTAAATCAATGCTTAAGACATCGAATCGTATATCTTTCTGCCAATTTATTGCAAAAATGTAATTTTCAGCCGCTTCCAGTATTTTATTGATCTTTCCCTGGTTTACTCTTTCTTCAGGAAATCCATGTTTAAAAGAATGTAAAGCCTTTACTTCTATAAAGATAAGTAAGTTGTTATGCAGACCAATAATGTCAATTTCAGCTCTTCTAAACCTATAATTTCTCTCTAAAATTTCAAAACCTTTAGATTTCAGTATATTTATTGCAAAATCTTCTCCCTTATCTCCTATTTCTTTCGTGTTCATGTTGAAGATGTCATTCTAATATTATATTTGTAAATCGAAAAAAAACTGAACTAAATAACCATTGTGATAAAATTAATAAAAACTTTTCCAGAGCAACTTAAAGAAGCATTGGAATTAACAAATCAAATTAACCCAAATGACTTTTCCAAAGAAGATATTCAGCATATCGCTATCAGTGGAATGGGAGGGTCTGGAATTGGAGTCCATCTTGTGAAAAGCATAGTAGAGAATCACTGCAGTTTACCTGTTACTTTGATTCAAGGATATAATTTACCAGCATGGTTAAACAGCAATACATTATTTATTGCATGTTCTTATAGTGGAAATACTGAAGAGACGCTAACGTTATTAGAACTGGCAAATAAAAGGACGAATCATATTTTTTCAATTACAACTGGCGGGGCATTAAAATCGATATCTGACAAGGGTAAAATCCCACAATATAATTTTTCAGGTGAAGCTAAGTGTCCAAGGGCAGGACTTGCGTATCCATCAGTATCAATTTTAATGCTACTTCAGAAATTGGGTTTTTGTCCAGGTTTAGAAATTGAGGTAGAAATAAAGTCTTCTATATCCCTGCTAGATAAGCTTCAACCTGAAATACAATCAGAAGCAGAGAAATTGTCAAAACGAATCAAAGGTTTTTTCACTTTACTATATGCAGATCAAAGGTTTTTTCCTGCTGTTTTGAGGTTTCAGCAACAATTGGCAGAGAATAGTAAGCAGTTATCGCATGCGCATGTTTTTCCAGAGCTTAATCACAATGAATTAGTAGGTTGGAGATTTCCAGAGGAACATGTCAAAAGTTCTAAAGCATTGGTTTTAAGATCTGATTTTGACCATGAGCGTAATCAAAAAAGGATGAACATAAGTAAAGCAATTATAGCAGAGAAGGCAGAAGTAATTGAGCTTCATGGAAAAGGAGATAGCTTTATACAACAGTTATATTATTTCATTCATTTGATTGATTGGACAAGTTTCTATTTAGCCATGGAAAACCAAATTGATCCTTTTCCTGTTGATAACATTGACTTTTTAAAAAATAAATTAGCAGAGTAAATCGTGAATTTCAAACTCAATAAACAAACTCAGTTTCTTTCTTTAGGAATGATGGACTATAAGAAAGCCTGGGATTATCAGGAAGAATTGTTTCTCAAAACCATAGAGATAAAAACTTCTAACAGAAAGCTTGAGGAAGTAAGTCACAAAATAACTCCAAACTACCTCATTTTTTTGGAACATCCACACGTTTACACGCTTGGAAAAAGCGGTTCAGAAAGCAATCTCCTATTGGATCAAAATGGATTAAAAGAGAAGGAGGCTACCTATTATAGAATAAACAGGGGGGGAGACATTACCTACCACGGACCAGGACAGATTGTTGGCTATCCTATTTTAGATTTAGATAATTTCTTCACTGATATTCATAAATATTTAAGATTATTGGAGGAGGCTGTTATCCTCACTTTGAAAGATTATGGGATTGACTCTGGTAGGATAAAAGGCTTAACAGGTGTTTGGTTAGACTACGAGGAAGGCGCTACAAACCCTAGGAAAATTTGTGCTTTAGGTGTGAAATCAAGCAGATGGGTTACTATGCATGGCTTTGCTTTTAATGTGAATACAAATTTAGATTACTTTAAGAATATTATTCCGTGTGGAATCGAGGATAAAGCGGTTACGTCTATGGAAGCCGAACTAGGGGAGAAGCAAGATTTTTCTGAGGTTAGTAGCAAATTGAAGCAATACATTGCAGAACTATTTGAAATGAAATTGTTGGAAGAGATATGAAAAAAGATATTGATTTTTCACCTGTAACGGGTGTAGAGTTAGTAATTACTCGATCGGAAAATGAGGGAAATGCCCAGTGGGATGTTTATCTTATTAATAAAAACCTGATTGAATTAACCACTGTAATGATTACTTCGAAAGGTTATGGTGAAATCAATGGAGAAGAAAAGGAGACCTCCGTTTTACGTCATATGATTGAACAAGTGGAGCAACAAAGTTTTGAACGCATTGAGCCCATTCAACCTGAACTCTTTAAGTTGAACAATGAATATTGGGTGAGTTATTTTATTCTCGACCAGGTTTTTGATAAGAAATTTGTCTTTGTTCCTGACAGCATCCAAAAAGAGAATCTTCAATACATTCCTGAATTAGATTTGATGGGAGTTCGTCATGCCTAAGTGGCTTTGTTGAAATTTTATTCACAATTCTGTATATTGACTTTTTTTATAACCTCCTTTTTATGAAATCACTTACTATTCAACTCTTATTTTTGCTAGCTATTGCTTATTCTGGTGCCCAGGCTCAGATTAGTGGGAAAAGCTGGAATGAAGTTAAAACCGCAGGGCAAGGTGAACTTACTTGCGTTTATTATCAAACGCCTGGACTGGTTTTTGAAGAAAACGGAAAGATGCAAGGGGTATGTATTGACATTATGAATGAATTTAAAGCTTTTGTAAGTGATAAATATAAAGTAAATGTAACTTTCAATTTTGAAAAAAAGGTGCCAGTTTTTACAAATTTCATTAATACAGTGAGAAATGGTAAGAATGTGATGGGAGTTTGTAATACCAGTATTACATCGGAAAGAAAGCAGTACTTAAGTTTTAGTCCTGCTTACATGAACAATCCCTCAGTTTTACTTTCCAACCAAGATGCAGAAACGCTAAGGGATTTTTCTAATATGGCTGAAACCTTTGAAGGTTATAAAGCGATTATCATCAAAGGCTCCACGCATGAAAAGTACCTTAAGAAGATAGCAGACCAATACTATCCCAATTTGAATATCGAATATGCTAATTCTGGAACTGAAGTGAATACTAAGTTAAGGAGTAATGACAAGTATTTTACTTTAATTGACTTTACTGAGTATTTTGACGCGGTGAGGAAGAAAATGAACGTTACAAGACATCCCGTTGCTTTAGATGAACTAGAAGATCAATTAGGTTTCATTTTCCCAAAAGGAAGTGATTGGACAAAGGTATGGGAAGAATTTCTTACACCTACCTTTAAAGAAAGCGTTACCTACAAAAAGATTGTGGCAGATAATTTGGGGACCTCTTTCGTCAATCTAATTAGATAATTATTTGTCTAAAAGTTTTATTGATGCAGAATTGATGCAATATCTCAAGCCTGTTGGTTCAGGTCCATCAGGAAAGACATGGCCAAGATGAGCATCACAAACGTTGCAAAGGACTTCGACTCTCACCATTCCAAAGCTAACATCTTTCACATATTTGATGACGTTATTTTCAAATGGTTCAGTGAAACTAGGCCAGCCCGAACTTGAATCAAATTTCAAGGTAGAATCAAAGAGAGTTGTCCCACAGCATCTGCAAGCATATTGTCCAGCCTCATGAGCTTCACAATATTCCCCAGAAAAAGCCCTTTCTGTTCCTTTTTTTCGAGTAACTCTAAATTCTTCCTCCGATAGAATGTTTAGCCATTCTTCATCAGTTTTTTCAACTCTTTTCGGGGGTTGAGGACTACCGTTATTTGCAAATTTTATTACTTCGTTCCAATTCATTCGTTAGCTATTATTTAATACAGTAATAAACTGATGAGTTGATGCTATGTTTTACTAAAATCAGAAAGTTCTTGATGGTTTAAGTAGTAGACATAAAAAAAGGTTTCCCAAATTTGAGAAACCTTGATTCAATTAAATGATCTTAAAATGTATATTTATCAATTAAGCTAATTTCACATTCACTGCATTTAAACCTTTTTTTCCGTCTTGAAGTTCATAAACAACCTCATCATTTTCTCTGATGTCATCAATTAGACCAGATACATGTACGAAATAATCTTGTTGTGTGCTCTCATCAATAATAAATCCAAAACCTTTTGAATCATTAAAGAATTTTACTGTTCCTTTATTCATTATAATAATTTTAATTTTCACAAAGCTACGTCTTTTATTTTCAATTACTATCACTTTGCTCTTTTAATTTATTATTAAGAAAATCTAAATACGAAGAATTTTTTCAGAAAAGACATAGAATTGACTAGTTCACATTTTAATTCTATTAATTTTAGCAAAAAATTTACCTCCTAATTTAATAGTATGATTAGAAGTTTCTTATGCCTAATTTTTGTTGGTCTTATATCTATTTCATGTTCTAATTATCAAACTGATCAATCTATCACCA
This is a stretch of genomic DNA from Marivirga harenae. It encodes these proteins:
- a CDS encoding glycosyltransferase family 9 protein gives rise to the protein MKNINKVLIVRFSSIGDIVLTTPVVRAVKLQLNNVEVHFATKNSYASILENNPYIDKVHQLDNDLNDLVSRLKLENFDYVVDLHNNLRTRIIKLRLGLPSKSFDKLNWEKWLMVNMKVNKLPNQHIVDRYLEAASALGVKKDQFGLDYFIPEKDEVETTWLPETHQKEYVAYVIGAQHNTKKLPFKRMVELCDKINKPIILLGGPEDAAMGERVEQFFKQTDDSAAYEEKLTEMGKKAKIFNACGKFNLNQSASLVKNASYVFSHDTGLMHIAAAFKKNIFCIWGNTIPMFGMYPYKAKFTILENTKVNCRPCSKIGFQKCPKGHFNCMNKIVFDFWLP
- a CDS encoding YraN family protein, whose protein sequence is MNTKEIGDKGEDFAINILKSKGFEILERNYRFRRAEIDIIGLHNNLLIFIEVKALHSFKHGFPEERVNQGKINKILEAAENYIFAINWQKDIRFDVLSIDLNNPDNHYHIEDAFH
- a CDS encoding bifunctional phosphoglucose/phosphomannose isomerase, translating into MIKLIKTFPEQLKEALELTNQINPNDFSKEDIQHIAISGMGGSGIGVHLVKSIVENHCSLPVTLIQGYNLPAWLNSNTLFIACSYSGNTEETLTLLELANKRTNHIFSITTGGALKSISDKGKIPQYNFSGEAKCPRAGLAYPSVSILMLLQKLGFCPGLEIEVEIKSSISLLDKLQPEIQSEAEKLSKRIKGFFTLLYADQRFFPAVLRFQQQLAENSKQLSHAHVFPELNHNELVGWRFPEEHVKSSKALVLRSDFDHERNQKRMNISKAIIAEKAEVIELHGKGDSFIQQLYYFIHLIDWTSFYLAMENQIDPFPVDNIDFLKNKLAE
- the lipB gene encoding lipoyl(octanoyl) transferase LipB, translated to MNFKLNKQTQFLSLGMMDYKKAWDYQEELFLKTIEIKTSNRKLEEVSHKITPNYLIFLEHPHVYTLGKSGSESNLLLDQNGLKEKEATYYRINRGGDITYHGPGQIVGYPILDLDNFFTDIHKYLRLLEEAVILTLKDYGIDSGRIKGLTGVWLDYEEGATNPRKICALGVKSSRWVTMHGFAFNVNTNLDYFKNIIPCGIEDKAVTSMEAELGEKQDFSEVSSKLKQYIAELFEMKLLEEI
- a CDS encoding substrate-binding periplasmic protein, translated to MKSLTIQLLFLLAIAYSGAQAQISGKSWNEVKTAGQGELTCVYYQTPGLVFEENGKMQGVCIDIMNEFKAFVSDKYKVNVTFNFEKKVPVFTNFINTVRNGKNVMGVCNTSITSERKQYLSFSPAYMNNPSVLLSNQDAETLRDFSNMAETFEGYKAIIIKGSTHEKYLKKIADQYYPNLNIEYANSGTEVNTKLRSNDKYFTLIDFTEYFDAVRKKMNVTRHPVALDELEDQLGFIFPKGSDWTKVWEEFLTPTFKESVTYKKIVADNLGTSFVNLIR
- the msrB gene encoding peptide-methionine (R)-S-oxide reductase MsrB, which codes for MNWNEVIKFANNGSPQPPKRVEKTDEEWLNILSEEEFRVTRKKGTERAFSGEYCEAHEAGQYACRCCGTTLFDSTLKFDSSSGWPSFTEPFENNVIKYVKDVSFGMVRVEVLCNVCDAHLGHVFPDGPEPTGLRYCINSASIKLLDK
- a CDS encoding cold-shock protein, which translates into the protein MNKGTVKFFNDSKGFGFIIDESTQQDYFVHVSGLIDDIRENDEVVYELQDGKKGLNAVNVKLA